In Rissa tridactyla isolate bRisTri1 chromosome 8, bRisTri1.patW.cur.20221130, whole genome shotgun sequence, one genomic interval encodes:
- the C8H1orf52 gene encoding UPF0690 protein C1orf52 homolog: MAAEGEDPLAYFAAYGSSSSDSEPDEPQPDERGAGGGAAAGGSPGRRPRLPPPDELFRRVSQPPAFLYNPLNKQIDWESRVLRAPEEPPKEFKVWKSNAVPPPESYSPPEKKPPPTPALDMAIKWSNIYEDNGEDAPRQAGKARFLPDEEQEALASDGEKDDEPASAKKRKLDAGEQTKKKKL; encoded by the exons ATGGCGGCGGAGGGAGAGGACCCGCTGGCCTATTTCGCGGCCTATGGCAGCTCCAGCTCCGACTCGGAGCCCGACGAGCCCCAGCCCGACgagcggggggccgggggcggcgcggcggcggggggcagcccgGGGCGGCGGCCGAGGCTGCCGCCGCCCGACGAGCTCTTCCGAAGGGTGTCGCAGCCGCCCGCCTTCCTCTACAACCCGCTCAACAAGCAGATCGACTGGGAGAGCCGCGTCCTGCGGGCGCCCGAGGAG ccccccaaggAGTTCAAGGTGTGGAAGAGCAACGCCGTGCCCCCGCCCGAGAGCTACAGCCCGCCCGAGAAGAAGCCCCCGCCGACCCCTGCCCTCGACATGGCCATAAAGTGGTCCAACATCTACGAGGACAACGGGGAGGACGCGCCCCGGCAGGCCGGCAAGGCCCGGTTCCTGCCGGACGAGGAGCAGGAAGCCCTGGCGTCGG atgGTGAAAAAGATGATGAACCAGCCTCTGCTAAGAAACGTAAACTGGATGCTGGGGAGCAGACAAAGAAGAAGAAGTTATAA